The following coding sequences lie in one Prevotella nigrescens genomic window:
- a CDS encoding DUF4492 domain-containing protein, translating into MRRNGFLYRVFDLYYDGFRSMTLGKTLWLVILVKLFIMFFVLKLFFFPNFIKEHSKRGSEAKFVEKEMLKRN; encoded by the coding sequence ATGCGCAGAAATGGCTTTTTATATAGGGTTTTCGACTTATACTACGATGGATTTCGCAGTATGACGCTTGGCAAGACACTTTGGCTTGTCATCTTGGTAAAGCTCTTCATTATGTTCTTTGTCTTAAAATTGTTCTTTTTTCCGAACTTTATTAAGGAGCATTCAAAGCGTGGAAGCGAAGCAAAATTCGTTGAAAAGGAGATGCTGAAGCGCAATTAG
- a CDS encoding TolC family protein yields the protein MIKKILLFGVFFTTVCAAFSQELPQKTVGETLAFVPEILTGTQKTMTERVRKTSAFAYKTMVKTQETAADKMENGTAESQEVIAERRNVLSLKRCRELALANNKQLAISKLTAQIAENTHKAAKTKYLPRVTGMAGYEHLSREISLLNDKQKQTLSSLGSATVGKLGSQIGQTIGQLQQQGIISAQAAQRLADVLGGITTPLSQAGNNIGETIRRGLRTNTKNMYAAGIMVTQPIYMGGGIKALNDIATIGEEFAQNDIQLKQQTVLFAVDNAYWLIVSLKEKSILAIQYRNLISKLHDNVTKMYDAGVATKADGLKVSVAENTANLTISEIENGISLAKMALCQLCGLPLDGDLMLEDEATDNLSAFVPANYNSADTAFNARPEVRILQNTVDITKQNTKIIQALYRPHLALTAGYTVSNPNAFNGFEQKFKDIWSIGLVLHVPIWNWGEGKYKVRAARTATQMAQMELSDVRNKIRLEVEQTRFRLKNANTRLATAHKNMVSAEENLRVANLGFKEGVMTVTDVMQAQTAWMSAKTAIVDAEIDIRTAQVALRKALGEL from the coding sequence ATGATAAAAAAAATATTGCTTTTCGGTGTATTTTTTACTACGGTTTGTGCCGCATTTTCACAGGAACTGCCACAAAAGACAGTAGGGGAAACGCTTGCATTTGTACCTGAAATATTGACGGGAACGCAAAAGACTATGACAGAAAGGGTTAGAAAAACGTCTGCTTTTGCATACAAAACAATGGTGAAAACGCAGGAAACAGCTGCCGATAAGATGGAAAACGGAACGGCAGAAAGTCAAGAAGTGATTGCAGAAAGACGCAATGTGCTGTCGTTAAAGCGTTGTCGTGAACTGGCTTTGGCTAATAATAAACAGCTGGCAATATCTAAATTGACTGCTCAAATAGCCGAAAATACGCACAAAGCAGCCAAAACAAAGTATCTGCCACGTGTTACGGGCATGGCTGGATACGAACATTTGTCGCGCGAAATATCGCTCCTTAACGACAAACAAAAGCAAACGCTATCGTCGTTAGGCTCGGCAACAGTTGGCAAATTGGGCAGCCAGATAGGTCAAACCATTGGTCAGCTGCAACAACAAGGCATTATTTCGGCTCAGGCAGCCCAACGGTTAGCCGATGTTTTAGGGGGTATTACAACGCCACTCTCCCAAGCTGGCAACAACATAGGCGAGACGATACGACGCGGATTGCGCACAAACACAAAGAATATGTATGCTGCCGGTATCATGGTTACGCAACCCATATATATGGGAGGGGGCATAAAGGCACTCAACGACATAGCTACGATAGGCGAAGAGTTTGCCCAAAACGATATACAGCTGAAGCAGCAAACGGTTCTTTTCGCCGTCGATAACGCTTACTGGCTTATTGTTTCGCTCAAAGAAAAGTCGATACTGGCTATACAATACCGCAATCTAATAAGCAAGTTGCACGATAATGTAACTAAAATGTACGATGCCGGCGTTGCAACAAAGGCTGACGGACTGAAGGTTTCGGTAGCTGAAAATACCGCAAACCTTACCATTTCGGAAATAGAAAACGGCATTTCGTTAGCGAAAATGGCACTTTGTCAGCTTTGCGGACTGCCCCTCGACGGCGATTTAATGCTCGAAGACGAAGCAACAGACAATCTTTCGGCTTTCGTTCCTGCAAATTATAACAGTGCGGACACTGCTTTCAATGCTCGTCCAGAGGTACGAATACTGCAAAATACGGTTGATATTACCAAGCAGAACACCAAAATTATACAGGCACTTTATCGTCCGCACCTCGCCTTAACGGCTGGTTACACCGTGTCGAACCCCAATGCTTTCAACGGATTTGAACAGAAATTCAAAGACATTTGGAGCATCGGGTTGGTGCTGCACGTACCTATTTGGAACTGGGGAGAAGGCAAATACAAGGTGAGAGCAGCTCGCACGGCAACCCAAATGGCTCAAATGGAATTGAGCGACGTACGAAACAAGATTAGATTAGAGGTGGAACAGACTCGCTTCCGCCTTAAAAACGCAAACACCCGCTTGGCTACTGCACACAAAAACATGGTTTCGGCAGAAGAGAACCTACGTGTTGCCAACCTCGGATTTAAGGAAGGAGTAATGACTGTTACCGATGTGATGCAGGCACAAACGGCATGGATGTCGGCAAAGACAGCCATTGTAGATGCCGAAATAGACATCAGGACGGCGCAAGTGGCATTAAGGAAGGCACTCGGAGAACTGTAA
- a CDS encoding ABC transporter permease, which translates to MFRRIIKIAAREVEQMLHTPIYLFCMVVFPIIILIFFTSLMSSGQPENMPCGVVDNDNSAVTRALIRKLDAFQSAKVVAHYTNVTEARRAVQQGKIYAYLYIPEGTTAKLISGRQPKVSFYYSNVTLVAGALLFKDLKTITTLGSAAIGSAKLQMLGKTEREIKTALQPIALDVHTIGNPWLSYNIYLSTIMVPGVLMLFMLLITVYSIGTELKFGRSKEWMQMAGKNIVVALSGKLLPQFLVFFTLFLGYEWYVYGHLNFPHPGGISKMLLLALLTVSAAQGFGVFVFGLMPSLRMSMSVCSLWAVVGFSACGATFPLFAMDSPIIGLAQLIPLRHYYMVYQMTIFNGYPLIDAWPHVVALVAFAALPLLSARNIRRAMLEYVYIP; encoded by the coding sequence GTGTTCCGACGCATCATTAAAATAGCGGCAAGAGAGGTAGAACAGATGCTACATACACCTATCTACCTGTTCTGTATGGTAGTTTTCCCGATTATCATTCTTATCTTTTTCACATCACTGATGAGCAGCGGACAGCCCGAAAACATGCCTTGCGGAGTGGTAGACAACGACAATTCTGCCGTAACACGTGCACTAATACGCAAGTTAGATGCCTTCCAGAGTGCAAAAGTGGTAGCCCATTACACGAACGTAACCGAAGCACGACGTGCCGTTCAGCAAGGAAAAATCTACGCATACCTATACATTCCGGAGGGAACAACTGCCAAGCTGATTAGCGGAAGGCAGCCTAAAGTGTCGTTTTATTATAGTAATGTAACGCTGGTAGCAGGGGCGTTGCTCTTCAAGGACCTTAAGACCATTACCACACTCGGCTCGGCTGCCATTGGTTCAGCCAAGCTCCAGATGCTCGGAAAGACCGAACGTGAAATTAAAACCGCCCTTCAGCCCATTGCGCTCGACGTGCATACCATTGGCAATCCGTGGCTGAGCTACAACATTTACCTTTCTACCATCATGGTGCCGGGCGTGTTAATGCTGTTCATGTTGCTTATCACGGTGTACTCTATAGGCACTGAACTGAAGTTCGGACGGTCGAAAGAATGGATGCAGATGGCTGGAAAGAACATTGTCGTGGCACTTTCGGGCAAACTGCTGCCACAGTTCTTGGTTTTCTTCACCCTGTTCTTGGGTTACGAATGGTATGTCTACGGTCATCTTAACTTCCCCCACCCCGGCGGTATTTCCAAGATGTTGCTGCTGGCTTTGCTCACCGTATCGGCAGCACAAGGCTTCGGCGTGTTCGTTTTCGGACTGATGCCGTCGCTTCGTATGTCCATGAGTGTCTGCTCGTTGTGGGCAGTTGTGGGGTTCTCGGCGTGCGGAGCAACCTTTCCTTTGTTCGCCATGGATTCGCCAATCATAGGTTTAGCCCAGCTCATACCCCTCCGACATTATTATATGGTGTACCAAATGACCATCTTCAACGGCTATCCTCTCATCGACGCATGGCCGCATGTGGTGGCTCTTGTGGCTTTCGCGGCTCTGCCATTGCTTTCGGCACGCAACATAAGGCGAGCCATGTTAGAGTATGTTTACATACCTTAG
- a CDS encoding cytochrome ubiquinol oxidase subunit I, whose product MGNLLLTIDPDVVNWSRAQFALTAIYHWLFVPLTLGLALIMGIMETYYYRTGEVFWKKTAQFWQRLFGINFAIGVATGIILEFEFGTNWSNYSWFVGDIFGAPLAIEGMLAFFMESTFVAVMFFGWKKVSRGFHLASTWLTGIGATISAWWILVANAWMQNPVGCEFNPDTMRNEMTSFWEVALSPMAVNKFTHTVTSAWVLGAAFCVGVSCWYLLKKRHTDFARKSLKVGAVVGLCASLLTAVAGDESAYLVAQHQPMKLAAMEALYEGGKGEALTGVALVNPFSQPDYMNETEPPMKIAVPKVLSFLATRDFNGYVPGIRNIINGYKKDDGTVEPSLAEKITRGKQAIAALKAYRSGQKTEANVKTLKTNMKYFGYGYIKNASQTVPPVGINFWSFRLMVGLGVLFILVFAIILFVLYRKDISRPRLLQMVGVALIPLAYVASECGWLVAEFGRQPWTIQDMLPTWAAVSDLSSGSVALTFFLFLFLFTAMLGVEISIMCKQIKKGPQL is encoded by the coding sequence ATGGGAAATTTATTATTAACCATCGACCCCGATGTTGTGAACTGGTCGCGTGCTCAGTTCGCACTTACAGCCATCTATCACTGGCTGTTTGTGCCACTGACGCTTGGGCTTGCACTCATTATGGGGATTATGGAGACGTACTATTATCGTACGGGAGAAGTGTTTTGGAAGAAGACGGCGCAGTTCTGGCAGCGTCTTTTTGGTATTAATTTCGCCATAGGCGTAGCTACCGGCATTATTTTAGAGTTCGAATTTGGAACGAACTGGAGCAATTACTCTTGGTTTGTAGGCGATATTTTCGGTGCCCCGCTTGCCATCGAGGGTATGCTGGCTTTCTTTATGGAGTCTACTTTCGTGGCTGTTATGTTCTTCGGGTGGAAGAAAGTGTCGCGCGGATTTCACCTTGCGTCCACTTGGCTGACGGGTATTGGTGCCACGATATCGGCTTGGTGGATTCTCGTAGCCAATGCCTGGATGCAGAATCCTGTGGGTTGTGAGTTCAATCCGGACACCATGCGCAACGAAATGACATCGTTCTGGGAAGTAGCTTTAAGTCCGATGGCTGTCAATAAGTTCACTCATACCGTTACATCTGCCTGGGTTCTGGGTGCAGCTTTCTGTGTTGGAGTCAGCTGTTGGTACCTTTTGAAGAAGCGCCACACAGACTTTGCCCGCAAAAGCCTGAAGGTTGGTGCTGTCGTAGGCTTGTGCGCATCGTTGCTTACAGCCGTTGCCGGTGATGAATCGGCTTATCTTGTAGCGCAACATCAGCCTATGAAGCTGGCAGCCATGGAGGCTTTGTACGAAGGAGGCAAGGGAGAAGCACTTACAGGAGTAGCTCTTGTAAATCCATTCTCGCAGCCCGACTACATGAACGAAACCGAACCGCCTATGAAGATAGCTGTACCGAAGGTGCTTTCGTTCCTCGCCACGCGCGACTTTAACGGCTATGTGCCCGGCATTCGCAACATTATAAACGGATATAAGAAGGACGACGGCACTGTTGAACCGTCGCTCGCCGAAAAGATTACTCGGGGCAAACAAGCCATAGCAGCCCTGAAAGCTTACAGAAGCGGACAGAAAACGGAAGCCAATGTAAAGACTTTGAAGACCAACATGAAGTATTTCGGCTATGGCTACATTAAGAATGCGAGCCAGACAGTGCCTCCTGTTGGTATTAATTTCTGGTCGTTCCGTCTGATGGTAGGCTTGGGCGTATTGTTTATTTTGGTATTTGCCATCATCTTGTTCGTGCTTTATCGCAAGGACATAAGCCGTCCTCGGCTTTTGCAGATGGTGGGTGTTGCGCTCATTCCGTTGGCTTATGTTGCCAGTGAATGTGGCTGGTTGGTAGCCGAATTTGGGCGTCAGCCTTGGACAATACAAGACATGTTGCCCACGTGGGCAGCCGTAAGCGACCTCAGCAGTGGGAGTGTTGCATTGACATTCTTCTTGTTCTTATTCCTCTTCACGGCTATGCTTGGGGTTGAAATAAGCATTATGTGTAAACAAATAAAGAAAGGACCGCAACTATGA
- a CDS encoding HlyD family secretion protein, translating to MSAKSQHNNILLAILGFVTVVVLVAVIGYFTLGKDEEVIQGEVEVSEYRVACKLPGRITEIKVKEGDYVHKGDVLAVLAIPEMNAQEKVANAAAGATEALSDLTEEPNRQELITAAYNVYQQAITANDIAGKTYGRLLRLFNEGVISAQKRDEAEAAYKTTLSAVDVARAQYDLAKSGRREETKRAAKKQAQAARSAVDVVKSFLKETVQRATADGEVSTIYPKVGELVGLGSPIMSISMMNDVWTTFNIREDQLNGMKVGTKLRGFVPAFNKNIDLQVTSIKNQGTYAVWKATKATGQYDLKTFEVKARPITKIDGLRPGMSVILKK from the coding sequence ATGTCAGCAAAATCGCAACATAACAACATACTTTTAGCCATTCTCGGTTTTGTTACCGTGGTTGTACTCGTGGCAGTAATAGGTTATTTCACGTTAGGAAAGGACGAAGAGGTTATTCAGGGCGAGGTTGAAGTCAGCGAATATCGTGTAGCTTGCAAACTGCCGGGACGCATTACAGAAATCAAAGTAAAGGAAGGCGACTACGTACACAAGGGCGATGTGCTGGCTGTACTGGCTATTCCAGAAATGAATGCGCAAGAAAAGGTTGCCAATGCAGCCGCCGGAGCAACCGAAGCCCTTAGCGATTTGACGGAAGAACCCAACCGGCAAGAACTTATTACAGCTGCCTACAATGTTTATCAGCAGGCTATTACCGCCAACGACATAGCTGGAAAGACTTACGGACGACTGCTTCGACTTTTCAACGAGGGGGTTATTTCGGCTCAAAAACGCGACGAAGCCGAGGCAGCATACAAGACTACGCTGTCGGCAGTAGATGTTGCACGTGCTCAATACGACCTTGCGAAGAGCGGAAGACGTGAAGAAACCAAGCGAGCAGCAAAGAAACAGGCTCAGGCAGCACGCTCTGCCGTAGACGTGGTAAAGTCTTTTTTGAAGGAAACAGTGCAGCGCGCAACTGCCGATGGAGAGGTTTCCACCATCTATCCGAAGGTGGGCGAGCTTGTAGGATTGGGCAGTCCGATTATGAGCATATCCATGATGAACGACGTGTGGACTACCTTCAACATACGGGAAGACCAGTTAAACGGTATGAAAGTGGGCACAAAACTGAGGGGCTTCGTGCCTGCGTTTAACAAAAACATAGACTTGCAGGTTACGTCCATTAAGAATCAGGGCACTTATGCCGTATGGAAAGCAACGAAAGCAACCGGACAATACGACTTGAAAACGTTTGAGGTGAAAGCCAGACCCATTACGAAAATAGATGGACTGCGCCCCGGAATGTCGGTTATATTGAAGAAATGA